Proteins found in one Hypericibacter terrae genomic segment:
- a CDS encoding arylsulfatase, which produces MTALVGVAAMMPAHAADQKPNIIFIMGDDVGWFNIGVYNQGIMAGRTPNLDQLASQGMRFTDYYAEPSCTAGRANFITGELPIRTGLTTVGQAGSPLGMPAEAPTIATALKAQGYETGQFGKNHLGDLNKFLPTVHGFDEFFGYLYHLDAMEDPSHPNYPQDLIDKVGPRNMVHSWATNVDDPTVDPRWGKIGMQKIEDAGTLYPERMKTVDDEILDKALKFADKARGDNKPFFMWLNPTRMHVVTHLSDKYEAMRTSENGWSEEEAGMAQLDDIVGSVMKYLKDNNLEDNTIVVFSTDNGAENFTWPDGGQTPFAGGKGTVMEGGMRVPAIIRWPGKVPANKIENGIISGLDWFPTFLAAAGDPNIAEELRQGKKLGDTTYKVHLDGYDQTAMITAQGPSARHEVFYFAETTLGAVRIDDYKYRFIDQPNGWLGGTVKVDWPIITNLRIDPLERTGLTGSLAFYNWFVYQFWRFTFAQQEIASYAQTFLDFPPMQAGASFNLEALKEELNKKMEALKAHPTD; this is translated from the coding sequence ATGACAGCACTGGTCGGCGTGGCGGCGATGATGCCGGCGCATGCGGCAGACCAGAAACCCAACATCATCTTCATCATGGGAGACGATGTGGGCTGGTTCAACATCGGTGTCTATAACCAGGGCATCATGGCCGGCCGGACTCCCAACCTCGATCAGTTGGCCTCCCAAGGTATGCGCTTCACGGACTACTACGCCGAGCCTAGCTGCACCGCGGGCCGCGCCAACTTCATCACCGGCGAGCTTCCGATCCGAACCGGCCTGACCACGGTCGGCCAAGCGGGCTCGCCCCTCGGCATGCCGGCCGAGGCGCCCACGATTGCGACCGCCCTGAAGGCGCAGGGTTATGAAACGGGGCAGTTCGGCAAGAACCATCTCGGCGACCTCAACAAGTTCCTGCCGACCGTCCATGGTTTCGATGAGTTCTTCGGCTATCTCTATCACCTGGACGCGATGGAAGATCCCTCGCACCCGAACTATCCGCAAGACCTGATCGACAAGGTCGGCCCGCGCAATATGGTGCATTCCTGGGCGACCAACGTGGACGATCCGACCGTCGATCCGCGTTGGGGCAAGATCGGCATGCAGAAGATCGAGGACGCCGGTACGCTCTATCCGGAGCGCATGAAAACGGTCGACGACGAGATCCTCGACAAGGCCCTGAAGTTTGCCGACAAGGCGCGGGGCGACAACAAGCCCTTCTTCATGTGGCTCAATCCGACACGCATGCATGTCGTCACGCATCTTTCCGACAAGTATGAGGCGATGCGCACGTCGGAGAATGGCTGGAGCGAGGAAGAAGCCGGCATGGCCCAGCTCGACGACATCGTCGGCTCGGTCATGAAGTACCTGAAGGACAACAATCTCGAAGACAATACCATTGTCGTCTTCAGCACCGACAACGGCGCCGAGAACTTCACCTGGCCCGACGGTGGGCAGACTCCCTTTGCCGGTGGCAAAGGAACCGTGATGGAGGGCGGCATGCGAGTGCCGGCCATCATTCGTTGGCCGGGGAAAGTGCCGGCGAACAAGATCGAGAACGGCATCATTTCCGGTCTCGACTGGTTCCCGACATTCCTCGCAGCCGCGGGCGACCCCAATATCGCGGAAGAACTGCGGCAGGGGAAAAAGCTCGGCGACACCACCTACAAGGTGCATCTGGACGGCTACGACCAGACGGCCATGATCACCGCCCAGGGGCCCTCGGCGCGACATGAAGTGTTCTACTTCGCCGAAACGACCCTCGGCGCCGTCCGGATCGATGATTACAAATACCGCTTCATCGACCAGCCGAACGGCTGGCTCGGCGGTACGGTCAAGGTTGATTGGCCAATCATCACGAATCTCCGGATCGATCCGCTGGAGCGGACTGGCCTCACCGGGTCCTTGGCGTTCTATAATTGGTTCGTCTATCAGTTCTGGCGTTTCACATTCGCCCAGCAGGAAATTGCGAGCTATGCCCAGACCTTCCTGGACTTCCCGCCGATGCAGGCGGGCGCGAGCTTCAATCTGGAAGCCTTGAAGGAAGAGCTGAATAAGAAAATGGAGGCGCTGAAGGCCCATCCGACCGACTAA
- a CDS encoding arylsulfatase, protein MHSPILRPGPTPGRVTFGRWRKMTRPKAAADRSWVGTTSQRLSPALCRARWCDRTGNRWRCPAGSLQSIWQNQNLYSCYQAQHLKERGSKMTIPRMIPPWRHLSRVRRGLVMIGMTALVCMAALAPSHAADQKPNILVIMGDDVGWFNIGAYHRGIMSGKTPNLDQLAANGMMFTDYYAEASCTAGRASFITGEIPLRTGLTTVGQAGADVGMPDQAATLALALKAQGYATGQFGKNHLGDLNKYLPTLHGFDEFFGYLYHLDAMSDPYWYSFPNDQAYRDQVGPRDLIHSWATDTDDPTEMPRWGRVGKQKIVDEGPLAPYPDMSNVPNMHDITPKAKYDMTTFDEVLVKASSDFMDKAKADGKPFFVWHNTTRMHVWTFLSPKYQAMMNSETNYGLEEAGMAQLDDNVGALIQHVKDMGELDNTIIIFTTDNGAEVFTWPDGGMTPFEGTKGTVMEGGFRAPAIISWPGKIKPGTVENGIFSALDWFPTLTAAAGNPNVTDELLKGLQLGDRTYKNHLDGYNQLDLLEGKAPSARHEFFYFGGPHLGAIRVDNFKFQFYQQPEGWPGAKVTTDMPTMVNIRQDPFERTPSISGQTLNDLGGGYMNDFYAREFWRFVTVQQEVANLAKTAIDYPPMQDPASFNLDAVKREIEEAIKNKPGQ, encoded by the coding sequence TTGCATTCGCCGATCCTTCGTCCGGGACCGACCCCGGGCCGCGTGACATTTGGGCGATGGCGTAAAATGACAAGACCGAAGGCCGCCGCCGACCGATCCTGGGTGGGAACGACTTCCCAACGGCTTTCGCCGGCTTTGTGCCGTGCTCGATGGTGCGACCGCACCGGCAATCGTTGGCGATGCCCCGCCGGCAGCCTGCAAAGCATCTGGCAGAATCAAAACCTCTACAGCTGCTATCAGGCGCAGCACCTGAAAGAAAGAGGCAGCAAGATGACGATACCTCGGATGATTCCTCCCTGGCGCCACCTCTCCCGTGTTCGCCGGGGCCTTGTGATGATCGGCATGACAGCACTTGTCTGCATGGCGGCTCTCGCGCCATCCCATGCGGCGGACCAAAAGCCCAACATCCTCGTCATCATGGGTGACGATGTCGGCTGGTTCAACATCGGCGCCTATCACCGGGGCATCATGTCCGGGAAGACGCCGAATCTCGATCAGCTCGCCGCCAATGGGATGATGTTCACCGACTATTATGCCGAAGCCAGCTGCACGGCGGGCCGCGCGAGCTTCATCACCGGCGAGATCCCGTTGCGGACCGGCTTGACGACAGTCGGTCAGGCGGGCGCAGACGTCGGCATGCCCGACCAGGCCGCGACACTCGCTCTGGCTCTCAAGGCTCAGGGCTACGCTACGGGTCAGTTCGGCAAGAATCATCTCGGCGATCTCAACAAATACCTGCCGACGCTCCATGGCTTCGATGAGTTCTTCGGGTATCTCTATCACCTCGACGCGATGTCGGATCCCTACTGGTACTCGTTCCCGAACGATCAGGCTTATCGCGACCAGGTCGGCCCTCGCGATCTGATCCACAGCTGGGCGACGGATACCGACGACCCGACGGAAATGCCGCGCTGGGGTCGGGTCGGCAAGCAGAAGATCGTCGACGAAGGTCCGCTCGCTCCCTACCCCGACATGTCGAATGTGCCCAACATGCACGACATCACGCCGAAGGCTAAGTACGACATGACGACCTTCGACGAAGTGCTGGTCAAAGCCTCGTCAGATTTCATGGACAAGGCCAAGGCCGACGGAAAGCCGTTCTTCGTCTGGCATAACACGACGCGCATGCATGTCTGGACCTTCCTGTCGCCGAAGTATCAGGCGATGATGAACAGCGAGACCAACTACGGTCTCGAGGAAGCGGGGATGGCGCAACTCGATGACAACGTCGGCGCGCTCATCCAGCACGTCAAGGACATGGGCGAGCTCGACAACACCATCATCATCTTCACGACCGACAACGGCGCTGAAGTCTTCACCTGGCCCGATGGCGGCATGACACCCTTTGAAGGCACCAAGGGCACCGTCATGGAAGGCGGCTTCCGGGCGCCCGCGATCATCAGCTGGCCGGGCAAGATCAAGCCCGGCACAGTCGAGAACGGCATCTTTTCGGCCTTGGACTGGTTCCCCACCCTCACCGCTGCGGCCGGTAACCCGAACGTCACCGACGAGCTCTTGAAGGGCCTGCAGTTGGGCGACCGGACTTACAAGAACCATCTGGACGGTTATAACCAGCTCGATCTGCTGGAAGGCAAGGCGCCCAGCGCGCGTCACGAGTTCTTCTACTTCGGCGGCCCACATTTGGGGGCCATTCGCGTCGACAACTTCAAGTTCCAGTTCTACCAGCAGCCCGAGGGATGGCCTGGTGCGAAGGTCACGACCGACATGCCCACCATGGTCAATATCCGCCAAGATCCCTTCGAACGGACTCCGTCGATCAGCGGTCAAACCTTGAACGACCTCGGCGGAGGCTACATGAATGACTTCTATGCGCGTGAGTTCTGGCGTTTCGTCACGGTTCAGCAGGAAGTCGCGAACCTGGCCAAGACCGCGATCGACTACCCGCCGATGCAGGATCCAGCCTCCTTCAATCTGGATGCCGTGAAGCGGGAGATCGAGGAAGCGATCAAGAACAAGCCCGGCCAGTAA
- a CDS encoding DUF3313 domain-containing protein: MKTNYRTHRKVLFAVAMALAIAACAPTKQSADFKLADGFLPKPVLLKPGKEDQAALVYIDPTVNFPSYGMILIEPVMVWTTPGTAFDKVPAEQRQAMANDLYAHLHKKISAVCDVVDAPGAGVMRIRVALIDAEQSDPVANTISTYVPQAHVLNLLSSYAFNGGVGVFTGSATAEGYATDSVTGQVLWEGADKRAGSNAIGTDTLNSWEDVYNTFDAWSDKFAKRLLALGACQ; encoded by the coding sequence ATGAAGACGAACTATCGCACGCATCGAAAGGTGCTATTTGCGGTCGCAATGGCTCTTGCCATTGCCGCCTGCGCGCCCACGAAACAGAGCGCGGACTTCAAGCTCGCGGACGGCTTCCTGCCGAAGCCGGTGCTCCTGAAGCCGGGCAAGGAAGATCAGGCGGCCCTGGTCTATATCGATCCCACCGTCAACTTCCCGAGCTACGGCATGATCCTGATCGAGCCGGTGATGGTCTGGACCACGCCCGGCACGGCCTTCGACAAGGTCCCGGCCGAGCAGCGCCAGGCCATGGCGAACGATCTCTACGCTCATCTTCACAAGAAGATTTCCGCGGTCTGCGACGTGGTGGATGCGCCCGGCGCCGGGGTCATGCGGATCCGGGTCGCGCTCATCGACGCCGAGCAGTCCGATCCCGTCGCCAACACCATCTCGACCTACGTTCCGCAGGCCCATGTGCTGAATCTTCTCAGCTCCTATGCCTTCAATGGCGGCGTGGGCGTCTTCACCGGTTCCGCCACGGCGGAAGGCTACGCGACCGATTCCGTGACCGGACAGGTTCTGTGGGAAGGGGCGGACAAGCGCGCCGGATCGAACGCCATCGGCACCGACACGCTCAACTCCTGGGAGGACGTCTACAACACCTTCGACGCCTGGTCCGACAAGTTCGCGAAGCGCCTGCTCGCCCTCGGCGCCTGTCAGTAA
- a CDS encoding MarC family protein → MTAASAVNAFAISSSTFLFVFWALFPVVNPPGSALVFLTMTRRLNHRHRSDLATRIGVFSFLIIIASLLVGAYVLAFFGISVAVLRVAGGMVVAAAGWKLMNAPADSRSSDVDTDTDLNPAAIMRQAFYPLTMPLTTGPGTIATAIALGTSNPEVGEGGVIWKVLGGAAAAASLAILVFVCYRWSDRIAKLLGEAGTDALVRLTAFILLCIGMQILWIGLSDLLGSLPQFHSGT, encoded by the coding sequence GTGACGGCTGCCAGCGCGGTGAATGCATTCGCCATTTCAAGCAGCACTTTTCTGTTTGTGTTCTGGGCCCTGTTTCCTGTCGTGAACCCGCCCGGCAGCGCGCTGGTGTTCCTGACTATGACGCGCCGCTTGAATCACCGGCATCGCAGCGACCTTGCCACGCGGATCGGCGTCTTCTCCTTCCTGATCATCATCGCCTCGCTGCTGGTGGGCGCCTATGTGCTTGCCTTCTTTGGGATCTCGGTGGCGGTCTTGCGCGTCGCCGGCGGCATGGTGGTCGCGGCGGCCGGCTGGAAACTGATGAACGCGCCGGCCGACAGCAGGTCTTCCGACGTCGACACCGACACCGATCTCAATCCGGCGGCGATCATGCGCCAGGCCTTCTATCCCCTGACCATGCCGCTCACCACGGGACCGGGCACCATCGCCACCGCGATTGCGCTGGGCACCTCCAACCCGGAAGTCGGGGAGGGCGGCGTGATATGGAAGGTGCTCGGGGGCGCCGCGGCCGCCGCAAGTCTGGCTATCCTGGTCTTCGTCTGTTATCGCTGGAGCGATCGTATCGCCAAGCTGCTGGGCGAGGCCGGTACCGATGCGCTGGTGCGGCTGACCGCCTTCATCCTTCTCTGCATCGGGATGCAGATCCTGTGGATCGGCCTCAGCGACCTGCTCGGCAGCCTGCCCCAGTTCCACTCGGGCACATAG
- a CDS encoding response regulator, with amino-acid sequence MARILIADDHDIVRRGVRDLLAERTDWEICAEARNGAEAVELTGRLKPDVAILDLSMPDINGILATRQIRKLSPDTEVLLFTMHENEHLIHEVLAAGARGYLVKSSAVGELTRAIDQLLQHKPYLSPTIAEAVMDGHLQLEPKKRSSPSLYNQLSDREIQIVQLLSQGLTSKRIGTSLGISVKTVETHRANIMRKLSVGSIAELVRYAIRNNLVIP; translated from the coding sequence TTGGCCCGGATTCTCATCGCCGATGACCATGACATCGTCCGCCGGGGCGTACGCGACCTGCTGGCGGAGCGGACCGATTGGGAGATTTGCGCCGAAGCCCGCAATGGCGCGGAGGCTGTCGAGCTGACCGGCCGGCTCAAGCCCGATGTCGCCATCCTCGATCTCTCCATGCCGGACATCAACGGCATCCTCGCGACCCGGCAGATCCGCAAACTGTCGCCCGATACCGAAGTGCTGCTCTTCACCATGCATGAGAACGAGCACCTCATCCATGAGGTGCTCGCGGCCGGCGCGCGGGGCTATCTGGTCAAGTCTTCGGCCGTGGGCGAACTGACCCGCGCGATCGACCAGTTGCTGCAGCACAAGCCCTATTTGTCGCCAACCATCGCCGAGGCCGTCATGGACGGCCATCTCCAACTCGAGCCGAAGAAGCGGAGCTCACCCTCGCTCTACAACCAGTTGTCGGACCGCGAGATCCAGATCGTTCAGCTTCTCTCGCAGGGCCTGACCAGCAAGCGGATCGGGACGTCCCTGGGTATCAGCGTGAAAACGGTCGAAACCCATCGCGCCAACATCATGCGAAAGCTGAGCGTCGGCTCGATCGCGGAGTTGGTGCGCTACGCGATCCGCAACAATCTCGTGATCCCGTGA
- a CDS encoding sensor histidine kinase has product MTTAASERESNLDRKRRAERGADLSRSPMARSSTAVARSMAEPQSAAPESDLFLQRTIDALLPHVAILGEAGEILMVNRAWREFARDNEPKAAAAGVGHKYLDVCQAAAGIDDQAWQIHEGIAALLSGGRAEFSLEYGIDAIGGRRRFALRATRLAGAGPTRIVVSHEDVTQLERADHRLRHLMIQHHAQEDETRRHLARELHDVTAQKLVAASLLIAKVDRLIGDVDPATRKGITEARTLMEESLCEIRSLSYLFHPPLLEELGLAAAMRAYIEGFGQRTAIAMQAEIADDLPRLTRAAEMALYRVLQEALGNVYRHARSPVVILRFYRHDVKTRLEIEDRGIGIAGAMADGRLDPARAGVGLLAMKMRMEQIGGDLEIRTGAGGTRVCAILPDRAWAGSLAPVSPAKE; this is encoded by the coding sequence ATGACCACGGCGGCCAGCGAACGAGAATCCAATCTCGACCGGAAGCGGCGCGCCGAGCGTGGCGCCGATCTTTCTCGATCGCCAATGGCCCGCAGCTCGACCGCCGTCGCCAGGTCGATGGCGGAGCCTCAATCCGCCGCGCCCGAGAGCGACTTGTTCCTGCAGCGAACGATCGATGCGCTGTTGCCGCATGTCGCCATCCTCGGCGAGGCCGGCGAGATCCTGATGGTCAACCGGGCGTGGCGGGAGTTCGCGCGCGACAATGAACCGAAAGCGGCGGCGGCGGGTGTTGGCCACAAATATCTCGATGTCTGTCAGGCGGCCGCGGGCATCGACGATCAGGCCTGGCAGATCCATGAGGGCATCGCCGCGCTCCTGTCCGGCGGCAGGGCGGAGTTCAGTCTCGAATATGGCATCGACGCGATCGGAGGGCGGCGGCGTTTTGCCTTGCGCGCAACGCGATTGGCGGGCGCCGGGCCGACGCGCATCGTCGTCTCCCATGAAGACGTGACGCAGCTCGAAAGAGCCGACCACCGGCTTCGCCATCTGATGATCCAGCATCATGCCCAGGAAGACGAGACGCGGCGCCATCTCGCCCGCGAGCTGCATGACGTGACGGCGCAGAAGCTCGTGGCCGCGTCTCTGTTGATTGCCAAGGTCGACCGGCTGATCGGCGACGTCGACCCTGCGACGCGAAAAGGCATCACCGAGGCCCGGACTCTGATGGAAGAGTCCCTGTGCGAGATCCGGTCCCTCTCCTATCTGTTTCATCCACCCCTGCTGGAGGAACTGGGCCTCGCCGCGGCCATGCGCGCCTATATCGAAGGTTTTGGCCAGCGGACGGCGATCGCCATGCAAGCGGAGATCGCCGACGACCTCCCGCGCCTGACGCGCGCCGCCGAGATGGCGCTCTATCGCGTTCTGCAGGAGGCTCTCGGCAATGTCTATCGCCATGCCAGGAGCCCGGTCGTCATCCTGCGGTTCTATCGGCATGACGTGAAGACCCGCCTCGAGATCGAGGATCGCGGCATCGGCATCGCGGGCGCCATGGCGGATGGCCGCCTCGATCCCGCGCGGGCCGGCGTGGGGCTGCTGGCCATGAAGATGCGGATGGAGCAGATCGGCGGCGACCTCGAGATACGGACGGGGGCAGGCGGCACCCGGGTTTGCGCGATCCTGCCCGATCGCGCCTGGGCCGGGAGCCTGGCGCCGGTCAGTCCGGCAAAGGAATGA
- a CDS encoding pirin family protein, whose amino-acid sequence MVIIRGKPRDLGDGFMVSRLLPQIERRSIGPFVFFDHFGPVTFAPGQGVDVRPHPHIGLATVTYLFEGAQVHRDSLGSVQTITPGDVNWMTAGRGIVHSERTGPELRARGHLLHGIQSWVALPQSEEESDPSFQHVGRGDLPEWREGEVVLRVIAGHAYGRTSPARVLSPTLYVDAILGPNGRLPLPEDHEERAVFVVSGELRVGGQALTTGDMAVFHAGSRDALRTDKGARVMLLGGAAIDGRRHLWWNFVSSSKERIEQAKADWRAQRMGQVPGETELIPLPD is encoded by the coding sequence ATGGTGATCATCAGGGGCAAGCCGCGCGATCTGGGCGACGGCTTCATGGTCAGCCGCTTGCTGCCGCAGATCGAGCGGCGCAGCATCGGCCCGTTCGTCTTCTTCGACCATTTCGGGCCCGTGACCTTCGCGCCCGGCCAGGGCGTCGATGTGCGGCCGCATCCCCATATCGGGCTCGCGACCGTGACCTATCTCTTCGAGGGCGCCCAGGTGCATCGCGACAGCCTGGGGTCGGTCCAGACCATCACGCCCGGCGATGTGAACTGGATGACCGCCGGCCGCGGGATCGTGCATTCCGAACGCACCGGCCCCGAGCTTCGTGCCCGCGGTCATCTGCTGCATGGCATCCAGAGCTGGGTCGCGCTCCCGCAATCGGAGGAGGAGTCCGACCCGTCCTTCCAGCATGTCGGTCGCGGCGACCTGCCGGAGTGGCGCGAGGGCGAAGTCGTCCTCCGGGTCATCGCGGGTCATGCCTATGGCCGCACCTCGCCCGCCCGTGTGTTGAGTCCCACTCTCTATGTCGATGCGATCCTCGGCCCCAACGGGCGGTTGCCGTTGCCCGAGGATCATGAGGAACGAGCCGTGTTCGTCGTCAGCGGCGAACTGCGGGTCGGCGGCCAAGCTCTCACGACGGGCGACATGGCGGTCTTCCACGCGGGTAGCAGAGACGCGCTCCGGACCGACAAGGGCGCGCGCGTCATGCTCCTCGGCGGTGCCGCCATCGACGGACGGCGTCATCTCTGGTGGAATTTCGTCTCCAGCTCCAAGGAGCGGATCGAGCAGGCCAAGGCCGACTGGCGCGCGCAGCGGATGGGTCAGGTCCCTGGCGAGACCGAGCTCATTCCTTTGCCGGACTGA
- a CDS encoding M20 aminoacylase family protein, with the protein MPIINRIAEFQADMTAWRRDLHAHPETAFEEHRTSDFVAAKLEGFGIAVHRGLAGTGVVGTLKGSAPGSRAIALRADMDALHILEENGFAHKSRNQGKMHACGHDGHTTMLLGAARYLAETRNFAGTVHFIFQPAEENEGGGRVMVADGLFEKFPVDSVYGMHNWPHLPPGQFGVRTGPMMASYDIFEIIVIGKGSHGAMPHHGIDPLLTGAHIVTALQSIVSRNVAPLDAAVVSVTQIHGGDAWNVIPESCVIRGTCRSFEPRIQDSIEPAIRRIAEGVCQSFGATMTLRYERRYPPTINTAAETDFAVSVAEQVVGAERVDRNYMQTMGSEDFAFMLQAKPGCYIFLGGGTAEKGGVLHNAHYDFNDETLPVGASYWARLVETAMPRSA; encoded by the coding sequence ATGCCGATCATCAACCGCATCGCCGAATTCCAGGCCGACATGACGGCCTGGCGCCGCGATCTCCATGCCCACCCAGAAACGGCGTTCGAGGAGCATCGCACGTCGGATTTCGTCGCCGCCAAGCTCGAAGGTTTCGGGATCGCGGTCCATCGCGGGCTGGCGGGAACGGGTGTCGTCGGTACCCTCAAGGGCTCGGCCCCGGGCAGCCGCGCGATCGCGCTTCGCGCCGACATGGATGCGCTCCACATCCTCGAAGAAAACGGCTTCGCCCATAAATCCCGCAATCAGGGCAAGATGCATGCCTGCGGCCATGACGGTCACACGACGATGCTGTTGGGCGCGGCGCGCTATCTGGCCGAGACCCGGAATTTCGCCGGCACGGTCCATTTCATCTTCCAGCCCGCCGAAGAGAACGAGGGCGGTGGACGCGTGATGGTGGCCGACGGCCTGTTCGAAAAATTCCCGGTCGATTCCGTCTATGGCATGCATAACTGGCCGCATCTGCCGCCTGGACAGTTCGGCGTGCGGACGGGCCCGATGATGGCGTCCTATGACATCTTCGAGATCATCGTGATCGGCAAGGGCTCGCACGGCGCCATGCCGCATCACGGGATCGATCCGCTCCTGACCGGCGCCCATATCGTGACCGCGCTGCAGAGTATCGTCAGCCGCAATGTGGCGCCGCTCGACGCCGCCGTGGTGTCGGTGACGCAGATCCATGGCGGCGACGCCTGGAACGTGATCCCGGAATCCTGCGTCATTCGCGGGACCTGCCGCAGCTTCGAGCCGCGCATCCAGGATTCGATCGAGCCGGCAATCCGCCGGATCGCCGAGGGCGTCTGCCAGAGCTTCGGGGCCACCATGACGCTGCGCTATGAGCGGCGCTATCCGCCCACCATCAACACCGCGGCGGAAACCGACTTCGCGGTGAGCGTGGCGGAGCAGGTGGTGGGAGCGGAGCGCGTCGACCGCAATTACATGCAGACCATGGGCTCCGAGGATTTCGCCTTCATGCTTCAGGCCAAACCCGGCTGCTACATCTTCCTCGGCGGCGGCACGGCGGAGAAGGGCGGGGTGCTGCACAACGCCCATTACGATTTCAACGACGAGACCCTGCCGGTCGGGGCGAGCTACTGGGCGCGCCTGGTCGAGACCGCCATGCCGCGGTCGGCCTAG
- a CDS encoding adenylate/guanylate cyclase domain-containing protein: MGRARQQSWVWHFDQPVHAMWEVLADTARFNEAAKLPKHEIIEIPQPDGAVHYFGQLKRGPITLKWRERPVNWIYERWFEHCREFSNGPLLSLCAAFELAPEGTGSRGTYTMTVEPRNWLGRLILAGNFFSKTGRTFAALAAQAAAFAGGKREQPFDYEPPKPSEETRRRVRDAVRAIEATPNGHGLAQRLADHLLTAQEVDLWHVRPLELARKWQVDPRPVIEVCLQAVRSGLLELRWDVLCPRCRVAKAWSGSLDRLPTGAHCPSCNIDYDRDFSKNVEAVFRPTPAIRPLTSGEYCLFGPLSTPHIKLHLTLDPGQSRELEVALPHGPYRFRTLEPGPEQSIDWRDGGFPSLVARDDRLELGVPSPLETVRLSNLSRRPITIVLEDRAWIQDALTADRVTAIQAFRDLFAGDVLRPGDDVGISEITLMFTDLKGSTALYERVGDARAYHVVREHFAFLAGIVRDHDGAIVKTIGDAVMAAFADPASAMRAALAIQRKVESFNATHGEGAIVIKLGLHKGPCIAVTLNDRLDYFGSTVNLAARLQGQSVGGDIVISASLAEDAGVKAVLGPLAASEEAAEIRGFDRPARFRRLKPAAISMDMAEFAPRA, from the coding sequence ATGGGCAGGGCCCGACAGCAGAGCTGGGTCTGGCATTTCGACCAGCCGGTCCACGCCATGTGGGAGGTGCTGGCTGACACCGCCCGTTTCAACGAGGCGGCCAAGCTGCCCAAGCATGAGATCATCGAGATCCCGCAGCCCGACGGCGCCGTGCATTATTTCGGCCAGCTGAAACGCGGGCCGATCACGCTGAAATGGCGCGAGCGGCCGGTCAACTGGATCTATGAGCGCTGGTTCGAGCATTGCCGCGAGTTCTCGAACGGCCCTCTGCTGTCGCTCTGTGCCGCCTTCGAGCTCGCGCCGGAGGGAACCGGCAGCCGCGGCACCTACACCATGACGGTCGAACCGCGGAACTGGCTGGGGCGCCTGATCCTCGCAGGCAATTTCTTCAGCAAGACGGGCAGAACCTTCGCCGCCCTCGCAGCCCAGGCGGCGGCGTTCGCAGGCGGCAAGCGCGAGCAGCCTTTCGATTACGAGCCACCGAAGCCTTCCGAGGAGACCCGGCGTCGCGTCCGGGACGCTGTCCGGGCGATCGAAGCGACGCCCAACGGACATGGGCTGGCGCAGCGCCTCGCCGATCATCTGCTGACCGCCCAGGAGGTCGATCTCTGGCATGTGCGGCCGCTCGAGCTGGCACGGAAATGGCAGGTCGACCCGCGCCCGGTGATCGAGGTCTGTCTGCAAGCCGTGCGGAGCGGACTGCTCGAGTTGCGCTGGGATGTGCTCTGTCCGCGCTGCCGGGTGGCCAAGGCCTGGTCGGGTTCGCTGGACCGTCTGCCGACCGGCGCTCATTGCCCGAGCTGCAATATCGATTACGACCGCGATTTCTCGAAGAATGTCGAGGCCGTGTTCCGGCCCACGCCCGCGATCCGGCCCCTGACCAGCGGCGAATATTGCCTGTTCGGCCCCCTCTCGACGCCTCACATCAAGCTCCATCTGACGCTCGACCCGGGGCAGTCGCGCGAGCTCGAGGTCGCGCTGCCGCATGGCCCCTATCGCTTCCGCACGCTGGAGCCCGGTCCGGAACAGTCGATCGATTGGCGGGACGGAGGATTCCCCAGCCTGGTAGCCCGTGACGACCGGCTCGAATTGGGCGTTCCCTCTCCTCTTGAGACGGTCCGCCTCTCGAACCTGAGCCGGCGCCCGATCACGATCGTGCTGGAGGATCGTGCCTGGATACAAGACGCGCTGACGGCGGATCGCGTCACCGCGATCCAGGCCTTTCGCGATCTCTTCGCCGGCGACGTGCTGCGGCCGGGCGACGATGTCGGCATCAGCGAGATCACCCTGATGTTCACCGACCTCAAGGGCTCGACCGCGCTCTATGAGCGGGTGGGCGACGCCCGGGCCTATCATGTGGTGCGCGAGCATTTCGCCTTCCTCGCCGGCATCGTCCGCGATCATGACGGTGCCATCGTCAAGACCATCGGCGATGCGGTCATGGCCGCCTTCGCCGACCCCGCCTCGGCCATGCGCGCGGCCCTGGCCATCCAACGCAAGGTCGAGAGCTTCAATGCGACCCATGGCGAAGGGGCCATCGTCATCAAGCTCGGGCTGCATAAGGGACCTTGCATCGCCGTGACGCTCAACGACCGGCTCGACTATTTCGGCTCGACCGTCAATCTGGCGGCAAGGCTGCAAGGTCAGAGCGTCGGCGGCGACATTGTGATCTCGGCATCCCTGGCCGAAGACGCGGGTGTCAAAGCGGTCCTCGGGCCTCTGGCGGCAAGCGAGGAAGCCGCCGAGATTCGCGGCTTCGATCGCCCGGCCCGGTTCCGCCGATTGAAGCCGGCGGCGATTTCGATGGACATGGCGGAGTTCGCGCCCCGCGCCTAA